In Aegilops tauschii subsp. strangulata cultivar AL8/78 chromosome 3, Aet v6.0, whole genome shotgun sequence, one genomic interval encodes:
- the LOC109738812 gene encoding GDSL esterase/lipase At5g45910, which produces MMMRRQLSVCVLLLLLLAGQQAAAKKYAAIFNFGDSLVDAGNLVVDGIPEYLATAKLPYGMTYFGYPTGRCSDGRLVVDFIAQELGLPLLPPSKARNATFHHGANFAITGATALDTSYFVAKGLGKTVWNSGSLHTQIKWLQEMKPKICSSPEECRGLFRRSLFIVGEFGGNDYNSPLFAFRPLEEVHEFVGDVVNSIGEGIEKLIAEGAVDLVVPGVLPIGCFPVYLSIFRKQPEMYGGKSGCIKDLNTLSWVHNVALQRKIVELRKKHADVRIMYADYYTPTIQFVLHAEKWGMLRQKPRACCGAPGVGVYNFNLTSKCGEPGAYACDDPSNHWSWDGIHLTEASYGHIARGWLYGPFADPPIVGNRNLE; this is translated from the exons ATGATGATGAGGCGCCAGTTATCGGTCTGCGTCCTCCTCCTGCTCCTGCTCGCGGGGCAGCAGGCGGCGGCCAAGAAGTACGCCGCCATCTTCAACTTCGGGGACTCCCTGGTGGACGCCGGCAACCTCGTCGTGGACGGCATCCCGGAGTACCTCGCCACGGCCAAGCTGCCCTACGGCATGACCTACTTCGGGTACCCCACCGGCCGCTGCTCCGACGGCCGCCTCGTCGTCGACTTCATCG CGCAGGAGCTGGGGCTgccgctgctgccgccgtcgAAGGCGCGCAACGCCACGTTCCACCACGGCGCCAACTTCGCCATCACCGGCGCCACGGCGCTGGACACCAGCTACTTCGTGGCGAAGGGGCTGGGCAAGACGGTGTGGAACTCCGGCTCCCTGCACACCCAGATCAAGTGGCTGCAGGAGATGAAGCCCAAAATCTGCAGCTCCCCCGAAG AGTGCAGGGGCCTGTTCCGGCGGTCGCTGTTCATCGTGGGCGAGTTCGGCGGCAACGACTACAACTCGCCGCTCTTCGCGTTCCGCCCGCTGGAGGAGGTGCACGAGTTCGTGGGGGACGTCGTCAACTCCATCGGCGAGGGAATCGAG AAGCTGATCGCGGAGGGCGCCGTGGACCTGGTGGTGCCCGGGGTGCTGCCGATCGGCTGCTTCCCGGTGTACCTGTCCATCTTCCGGAAGCAGCCGGAGATGTACGGCGGCAAGAGCGGGTGCATCAAGGACCTCAACACGCTGTCGTGGGTGCACAACGTGGCGCTGCAGCGCAAGATCGTGGAGCTCCGGAAGAAGCACGCCGACGTGCGCATCATGTACGCCGACTACTACACGCCCACCATCCAGTTCGTCCTCCACGCCGAGAAATGGG GGATGCTGAGGCAGAAGCCGAGGGCGTGCTGCGGGGCGCCGGGCGTGGGGGTGTACAACTTCAACCTGACGTCCAAGTGCGGGGAGCCGGGAGCGTACGCGTGCGACGACCCGTCCAACCACTGGAGCTGGGACGGCATCCACCTCACGGAGGCCTCCTACGGCCACATCGCCAGGGGCTGGCTCTACGGGCCCTTCGCCGACCCACCCATCGTCGGCAACCGGAACCTCGAGTAG